Proteins encoded by one window of Aliivibrio wodanis:
- a CDS encoding putative glyoxalase/bleomycin resistance protein, with amino-acid sequence MTQFEHANLTVPNIDAAIAFLLNAAPDFRIKADQNPEGKQRWVHIGNNTCYFALQEPHDSLTSIDNRKPYQNIAINHIGMIVENLDSIQNKLLSLGYEQNGDITQEKYGRRIYFYDKAHFEWELVEYNSEKEEERYYYE; translated from the coding sequence ATGACACAATTTGAACATGCTAATCTCACCGTACCAAACATTGATGCAGCTATCGCTTTTCTTTTAAATGCAGCACCTGACTTTCGAATAAAAGCAGATCAAAACCCTGAAGGAAAACAACGTTGGGTGCATATCGGCAACAATACTTGCTACTTTGCCTTGCAAGAGCCACACGATTCACTTACCTCTATCGACAATCGTAAGCCATACCAAAATATTGCAATTAACCATATTGGAATGATCGTTGAAAATTTAGATAGCATTCAAAATAAACTGCTTTCTTTAGGTTACGAACAAAATGGAGATATCACGCAAGAGAAGTATGGTCGACGCATTTATTTTTATGATAAAGCGCATTTTGAATGGGAATTGGTGGAGTATAATAGTGAAAAAGAAGAAGAGCGTTATTACTATGAATAA
- a CDS encoding putative sodium/alanine symporter: protein MTNTDLTLVESINEALMSVIGAINGLLWGQVLVYLLVGVGVYFTVRLGFIQLRQLGHSIKILRNGQEIDSGISSYQVFCTSMAARVGTGNMAGVAVALTVGGPGAIFWMWVIALFGMATAFIESTLAQVYKVKDVDGQYRGGPAYYMEKGLGQRWMGTLFSIFLIIAFGLVFNAVQANTITDALNHSFGFDKTIMGIIIVAVSGFFIMGGLRRVASASSKIVPVMAIGYLAIALIVVLMNITEVPAVLALIVKSAFGWQEAAAGGVAYTIAQAMQSGIARGLFSNEAGMGSAANIAASATPNPNHPASQGFVQMLGVFVDTLVICTASAAMIMLSGVMDQPDAATGIGLLQQALTNELGGWTSYFMALAILLFCFTSIIANYSYAETNVMFLNGNSKKGLFGFRLCVLAMVMFGSVASLPVVWNLADASMGMMALINIVALVLLSKLAIKIIKDYETQLKAGKTPEFDRTKFPELDNLDGAWHPKKKKA from the coding sequence ATGACAAACACAGATTTAACTCTAGTTGAGTCAATAAACGAAGCTTTAATGTCCGTTATTGGCGCAATTAATGGGCTTCTTTGGGGACAAGTTCTCGTTTATCTTCTTGTTGGTGTTGGTGTGTACTTCACTGTACGTCTTGGCTTCATTCAACTTCGCCAACTTGGTCACTCAATTAAAATTTTACGCAACGGTCAAGAGATCGACAGCGGTATCAGTTCTTATCAAGTATTTTGCACCTCTATGGCTGCTCGCGTGGGGACGGGTAACATGGCAGGTGTGGCAGTAGCATTAACTGTTGGTGGCCCTGGTGCTATCTTCTGGATGTGGGTGATTGCTCTATTTGGTATGGCGACAGCATTTATTGAATCAACACTAGCTCAAGTATACAAAGTGAAAGACGTTGACGGTCAATACCGCGGCGGCCCTGCTTACTACATGGAGAAAGGTCTTGGTCAACGCTGGATGGGGACTCTTTTCTCTATCTTCCTAATTATCGCTTTTGGTCTAGTATTCAACGCGGTTCAAGCAAACACGATTACTGATGCACTTAATCATTCATTTGGTTTTGATAAAACTATCATGGGAATCATCATTGTTGCTGTTTCAGGCTTCTTTATCATGGGTGGTTTACGTCGTGTTGCTAGCGCATCTTCAAAAATCGTTCCTGTTATGGCTATTGGTTACCTTGCGATTGCACTAATCGTTGTATTGATGAACATTACTGAAGTTCCTGCAGTATTAGCGCTTATCGTTAAAAGTGCGTTCGGTTGGCAAGAAGCAGCGGCAGGTGGTGTTGCTTATACTATCGCTCAAGCAATGCAATCTGGTATCGCTCGTGGTTTATTCTCAAATGAAGCGGGTATGGGTTCTGCGGCTAACATCGCGGCAAGTGCTACACCAAACCCTAACCACCCTGCATCACAAGGTTTTGTGCAAATGCTAGGTGTGTTTGTTGATACGCTAGTTATCTGTACAGCTTCTGCGGCGATGATTATGCTTTCAGGCGTAATGGATCAACCAGATGCAGCAACAGGCATTGGCCTTCTTCAACAAGCACTAACCAATGAGTTAGGCGGTTGGACAAGCTACTTTATGGCTCTAGCTATTCTTCTGTTCTGTTTTACGTCTATCATTGCAAACTACAGCTACGCTGAAACAAACGTAATGTTCTTGAATGGTAATTCTAAGAAGGGTTTATTTGGTTTCCGTCTATGTGTACTAGCAATGGTTATGTTTGGCTCTGTAGCTTCTCTACCGGTGGTATGGAACTTAGCTGATGCATCTATGGGGATGATGGCATTAATAAACATCGTTGCTCTAGTATTGCTTTCTAAACTGGCAATCAAGATCATTAAAGATTACGAAACTCAACTTAAAGCGGGAAAAACTCCAGAGTTTGATCGCACTAAGTTCCCAGAGCTAGATAACCTAGATGGTGCGTGGCACCCAAAGAAAAAGAAAGCATAA
- a CDS encoding divalent cation transporter: MEFVQQKTHIEQIETTASLHKDTGVDNLGISIKHASIGMLYKKRVFWLVLLVFGNIFSGAGIAYFEDIITSYVALVFFLPLLIDSGGNAGSQSATLMVRALATGDVKPNDWGKMLGREVFVALGLGLSMAAAVYLLGFFRGGYEIAMVVGLSMIVIVLIGSLIGIILPFGLHKLNVDPASASAPMITSIADISGVLIYFAIASALLDIG, encoded by the coding sequence ATGGAATTCGTACAACAAAAAACGCACATAGAACAAATTGAAACCACAGCTAGCCTGCATAAAGATACCGGTGTTGATAACCTTGGTATTAGCATTAAACATGCCTCGATAGGAATGCTATATAAGAAGCGTGTATTTTGGCTCGTTTTATTAGTCTTCGGTAATATCTTCTCAGGGGCGGGAATTGCGTATTTTGAAGATATTATAACTTCTTATGTCGCGCTTGTTTTTTTCTTACCTTTATTAATTGATAGCGGTGGTAACGCAGGATCTCAATCCGCAACCTTAATGGTTCGAGCGTTAGCCACTGGTGATGTAAAGCCCAATGATTGGGGTAAAATGCTAGGCAGAGAAGTATTTGTCGCGCTCGGTTTAGGATTAAGTATGGCGGCTGCGGTTTATCTTCTTGGCTTCTTTCGTGGCGGCTATGAGATTGCGATGGTAGTGGGGCTCAGTATGATCGTTATTGTCCTGATTGGTAGCTTAATTGGCATCATACTTCCGTTTGGTTTACATAAACTCAATGTAGATCCTGCTTCTGCTAGTGCACCAATGATCACTTCTATTGCTGATATTTCTGGCGTCTTAATTTATTTTGCTATTGCCTCTGCGTTGCTTGATATAGGGTGA
- the pdxY gene encoding pyridoxamine kinase → MKCILSIQSHVVFGCAGNSAAVFPMRRMGMEVWPINTVQFSNHTQYQQGWKGMAMPAGHISELVDGLSAIEATQACDAVLSGYLGSAAQGQEIITAVQKIKRDNPNAIYFCDPVMGHPEKGCIVAPEVEMFFKESALASADIVAPNLLELESLSGMVINTLDQVIAANKQLIDKGVKMVVVKHLSRAGVQKDRFEMLLTTKEGSYHISRPLYDFDAKRQPVGAGDLISGVMLANLMAGYVPVEAFERTNAAVDSVMQETFNRGAYELQIIASQEQFNAPDIIVKAEKVA, encoded by the coding sequence ATGAAATGTATTTTGTCCATTCAATCGCATGTGGTCTTTGGTTGTGCTGGCAACAGTGCTGCGGTCTTCCCGATGCGTAGGATGGGAATGGAAGTATGGCCAATTAACACGGTACAGTTTTCAAATCACACGCAATATCAACAAGGCTGGAAAGGTATGGCTATGCCTGCTGGCCACATTTCAGAATTGGTTGATGGTTTATCAGCAATTGAAGCGACTCAAGCTTGTGATGCGGTATTAAGTGGTTACTTAGGATCAGCAGCGCAAGGTCAAGAGATTATTACTGCTGTTCAAAAAATCAAACGAGACAATCCAAACGCGATTTATTTCTGCGATCCTGTGATGGGACACCCTGAAAAAGGGTGTATCGTTGCGCCAGAAGTGGAAATGTTTTTTAAAGAATCAGCACTAGCCTCAGCAGATATTGTTGCACCTAATTTATTAGAGTTAGAAAGTTTATCTGGTATGGTGATCAATACATTAGACCAAGTGATCGCAGCAAATAAGCAACTGATTGATAAAGGTGTAAAGATGGTAGTGGTGAAACACTTAAGTCGTGCGGGAGTTCAAAAAGATCGTTTTGAGATGCTATTAACCACTAAAGAAGGCAGCTACCACATTTCTCGTCCTTTATATGACTTTGATGCAAAGCGTCAGCCAGTAGGGGCAGGAGATTTAATTAGTGGAGTGATGCTTGCCAATTTAATGGCAGGATATGTGCCAGTAGAGGCATTCGAGCGTACTAATGCCGCGGTTGATTCTGTTATGCAAGAGACTTTCAATCGTGGAGCTTATGAGTTACAGATCATCGCATCACAAGAGCAGTTCAATGCACCTGATATAATAGTAAAAGCAGAGAAAGTAGCCTAA
- the metA gene encoding homoserine O-succinyltransferase, translated as MPIKIPDQLPAAEVLREENIFIMQESRATTQAIRPLKVIILNLMPKKIETETQFLRLLSNSPLQVDVELLRIDNRTSKNTPTEHLDTFYRQFEGIKDRNFDGLIITGAPLGLVQFEDVIYWDHLQTIMTWAKDHVTSSLYVCWAAQAGLKLLYDLPKRTRKEKLSGVYQHNNLDQHHPILRGFDDQFLAPHSRYADFSANYLNEHTDLDILATSEQAGVYLASTKDKRNVFVTGHPEYDSFTLHNEYVRDLGEGMEPIIPVNYYPENNPDIPPKATWRSHGHLLFSNWLNYCVYQQTPYDLDHFSEKNFTRD; from the coding sequence GTGCCGATAAAAATACCAGACCAACTCCCTGCTGCTGAAGTATTACGTGAAGAAAATATCTTTATCATGCAAGAGTCTCGCGCCACCACACAAGCCATTCGTCCTCTAAAAGTCATCATTTTAAACTTGATGCCAAAGAAAATTGAAACTGAAACACAATTTTTACGTTTACTTTCGAATAGTCCATTACAAGTGGATGTAGAGCTATTACGCATTGATAATCGTACCAGTAAAAATACACCAACTGAGCATTTAGATACCTTTTATCGCCAATTTGAAGGCATCAAAGATCGCAATTTTGATGGGCTGATCATTACAGGCGCACCGCTAGGTTTAGTGCAATTTGAAGATGTAATCTACTGGGATCACCTACAAACAATTATGACCTGGGCAAAAGATCATGTGACTTCAAGTTTGTATGTGTGTTGGGCAGCCCAAGCTGGCTTAAAGTTATTGTATGATTTACCTAAACGTACACGTAAAGAAAAATTATCTGGCGTATATCAGCATAATAACCTTGACCAACACCATCCTATTTTACGTGGCTTTGATGATCAGTTTTTAGCACCTCACTCTCGTTACGCTGACTTTTCTGCTAATTATTTAAATGAACACACTGATCTGGATATTCTGGCTACTTCTGAACAAGCTGGCGTGTATTTAGCTTCAACCAAAGATAAACGAAATGTATTTGTTACCGGCCACCCAGAATATGACTCTTTCACACTACATAATGAATACGTTCGAGATTTAGGTGAAGGCATGGAGCCAATTATTCCGGTAAATTACTACCCTGAGAATAATCCTGATATTCCACCAAAAGCGACATGGCGCAGTCACGGACATTTGCTGTTTTCTAACTGGCTCAATTACTGTGTTTACCAACAAACACCGTATGATCTTGACCACTTCTCTGAGAAAAATTTCACCCGAGATTAA
- the dcuB gene encoding anaerobic C4-dicarboxylate transporter DcuB: MLYFEFIFLLLVLYTGSRFGGIGLGVVSGIGLVIEVFIFKMPPTSPPVTVMLIILAVVTCASILEAAGGLKYMLQVAERILRKNPKRVTIIAPFVTYAMTFLLGTGHAVYSIMPIIGDVALKNGIRPERPMAAASVASQIAITASPLSAAVVYYLAQLVDIDASITLMSILMVTVPSTLFGTLMLALYSLRRGKELEDDEDYQARLKDPIWREKILNTTSTSLDEELPTKARNAVLIFLAAIASIVVIAMFPEIRTIVDGDKPIKMSVVIQMMMLAFGGIILLATKTDPRDVPNGVVFKSGMVAAIAIFGIAWMSDTYFQYAMPQFKAGIVDMVTLHPWTFALSLFIVSVVVNSQAATARMMLPVGLALGLEPALVIGLMPAVYGYFFIPNYPSDIATVNFDSSGTTKIGKWYFNHSFMSVGLIGVVSACVVGYVLGQIVIG; this comes from the coding sequence ATGTTGTACTTTGAATTTATCTTTTTATTACTCGTTCTCTATACTGGTTCCCGATTTGGTGGTATAGGGTTAGGGGTTGTCTCTGGAATTGGTTTGGTCATTGAAGTCTTTATCTTCAAAATGCCACCAACCTCTCCTCCCGTCACTGTAATGTTGATCATCTTAGCCGTTGTGACTTGCGCCTCTATATTAGAAGCCGCTGGCGGGTTAAAATACATGTTGCAAGTGGCTGAACGCATTTTAAGAAAGAACCCAAAACGGGTCACCATCATTGCGCCATTTGTAACTTATGCAATGACATTTTTACTAGGTACAGGTCATGCTGTGTACTCAATTATGCCTATCATCGGTGATGTAGCATTAAAGAATGGTATCCGTCCTGAGCGCCCAATGGCTGCTGCATCTGTTGCTTCTCAAATTGCAATTACCGCTTCACCACTTTCTGCTGCGGTTGTTTATTATCTCGCACAATTAGTAGATATTGACGCATCAATCACCTTAATGTCGATCTTAATGGTAACGGTTCCTTCGACTTTGTTTGGTACGTTAATGCTGGCACTTTACAGCTTACGTCGCGGCAAAGAGCTAGAAGATGATGAAGATTACCAAGCACGTTTAAAAGATCCTATTTGGCGCGAAAAAATCTTAAACACAACCTCAACCTCTTTAGATGAAGAGCTTCCAACAAAAGCACGTAATGCCGTTCTTATCTTTTTAGCTGCAATTGCTTCAATTGTTGTGATTGCAATGTTCCCTGAAATTCGAACTATTGTTGATGGTGACAAGCCAATCAAGATGTCGGTTGTAATCCAAATGATGATGCTAGCGTTTGGTGGTATTATTTTATTAGCGACCAAAACTGATCCTCGTGATGTTCCTAATGGTGTGGTATTTAAATCAGGCATGGTTGCAGCAATTGCTATCTTTGGTATCGCTTGGATGTCAGATACCTATTTCCAATACGCTATGCCTCAATTCAAAGCTGGTATTGTTGATATGGTAACGCTTCACCCTTGGACGTTTGCTTTATCTCTATTTATTGTTTCTGTTGTGGTGAACTCACAAGCTGCAACCGCTCGTATGATGTTACCAGTAGGCCTAGCCCTTGGCTTAGAACCGGCTTTAGTTATTGGTTTAATGCCAGCCGTTTATGGTTACTTCTTCATTCCAAATTACCCATCAGATATCGCTACGGTAAACTTTGATAGCTCAGGTACAACTAAGATTGGTAAATGGTATTTTAACCATTCATTTATGTCAGTGGGCTTAATTGGTGTCGTTTCAGCCTGTGTCGTTGGCTATGTCTTAGGTCAAATTGTAATTGGTTAA
- a CDS encoding membrane protein has protein sequence MANTEHVETLDTLDKISVITYRLGITLFSISLFLTSLAIADDIALIIIDGSFMQLALFCLVSASAMSAANLHVYDKKIRLLITWPTWVGLVLLIVLENSQLLWLPLGFLFITFSGIALKESFCFNVFGLKIVPFLLCILTVMLALEVWLIALMCLFSCGVIFLFLAIQKWRMPLHFDIGNKSYYQN, from the coding sequence ATGGCAAATACCGAACATGTTGAAACTCTTGATACTTTAGATAAGATCAGCGTTATCACTTATCGCTTAGGTATTACTCTCTTTTCTATCTCACTATTTTTAACCAGCCTTGCTATTGCTGATGATATCGCTCTAATTATCATCGATGGTTCCTTTATGCAGCTAGCACTTTTTTGTCTTGTCAGCGCTTCAGCCATGAGTGCGGCTAACTTACATGTTTATGATAAAAAAATTAGATTGTTGATCACCTGGCCTACATGGGTGGGCTTAGTGCTATTAATTGTCTTAGAAAATAGTCAATTACTGTGGCTACCTTTAGGGTTTCTCTTTATTACTTTCTCTGGGATTGCACTAAAAGAATCATTTTGCTTTAACGTCTTCGGACTTAAAATTGTTCCTTTTCTTCTATGTATTCTCACTGTAATGCTAGCTCTCGAAGTGTGGCTTATTGCTTTAATGTGCTTATTTAGTTGTGGGGTAATTTTCCTTTTCCTTGCTATCCAAAAATGGAGAATGCCATTGCATTTTGATATTGGAAACAAATCTTACTATCAAAATTAA
- a CDS encoding membrane protein, whose amino-acid sequence MMIIPWSSLFGGILLGVSATLLLLLNGKIAGISGVLTGLMAPKKRDYAWRWLFVLSMIVGGAIGVYFLGAEVPKEYETTTSMLIVAGLLVGIGTRLGNGCTSGHGICGIGRLSVRSMVATAVFMLVAAITVFVRLHIL is encoded by the coding sequence ATGATGATAATTCCATGGAGCTCTTTATTTGGCGGAATACTGTTAGGTGTATCAGCGACTTTATTGCTTTTACTTAATGGTAAAATTGCAGGGATCAGTGGAGTACTGACCGGATTAATGGCACCGAAAAAGCGAGACTACGCATGGCGATGGCTGTTCGTGCTTAGTATGATCGTGGGTGGTGCTATTGGTGTGTATTTCTTAGGCGCTGAAGTGCCAAAAGAGTATGAAACTACAACCAGTATGCTTATTGTTGCTGGATTGTTGGTTGGTATTGGTACTCGTTTAGGTAATGGCTGTACGAGTGGTCATGGGATTTGTGGTATTGGACGCTTATCGGTTCGCTCAATGGTGGCAACCGCAGTATTTATGCTTGTTGCTGCAATAACCGTATTTGTTCGATTACATATACTTTAA
- a CDS encoding membrane protein, translated as MNNVFFRLVSLISGFLFGLGMAISGMADPEKVIGFLDVTGHWDPSLMFVMGGALLVFMPAYFLLIKPKTKPLNAEQFCLSSNKQIDTKLLSGAGIFGLGWGIAGICPGPAVSSIGLGNSGLVYFLIAMMIGLGSTHFILNKNT; from the coding sequence ATGAATAATGTATTTTTTCGTCTAGTTTCTCTTATCTCTGGTTTTCTATTTGGTCTAGGCATGGCGATATCAGGCATGGCTGATCCTGAAAAAGTTATTGGTTTTTTAGATGTTACTGGTCACTGGGACCCAAGCTTAATGTTTGTAATGGGAGGGGCACTATTAGTCTTTATGCCTGCCTATTTCTTATTAATTAAACCAAAAACAAAACCACTTAACGCTGAACAATTTTGTTTGTCTAGTAACAAACAAATTGATACAAAATTGCTATCAGGAGCAGGTATCTTTGGCTTAGGTTGGGGGATTGCCGGCATTTGTCCTGGACCCGCAGTATCAAGTATCGGGCTTGGTAATAGTGGTTTGGTTTATTTTTTAATTGCCATGATGATAGGGCTAGGAAGTACTCATTTCATTCTTAATAAAAATACGTAA
- a CDS encoding nucleoside transport protein (nucleoside permease NupC), with protein MTILFSLLGMCALIFCAWIFSEKRSAINWKTVSRALLLQFSFAALVLYFPWGQAALAGLNSGVSSLLGFADEGIAFLFGDLASTGFIFAIRVLPIIIFFSALISALYYLGIMQKVIAILGGAIQKFLGTSKVESLVATGNIFLSQGESPLLIRPFLAQMTRSELFAVMAGGMASVAGSVLGGYAGLGVELKYLIAASFMAAPGSLLMAKILVPEQSTPVDQHELTIDKSEQSNVVDALASGAMNGMKVAVAVGTMLIAFVSVIAMVNSGLEMVGDWFGFAGITLQTVFGYVFAPIAWVIGVPKHEMIMAGSYIGQKVVLNEFVAFIDFVQHKDQLSAYTQVIITFALCGFANIGSIAIQLGSIGVMAPERRAEVANMGFKAVLAGTLANLMSACLAGLFFSLSM; from the coding sequence ATGACTATTTTATTTAGCCTATTAGGCATGTGTGCACTTATTTTTTGTGCATGGATATTTTCCGAGAAGCGTTCAGCGATCAATTGGAAAACTGTCTCTAGAGCCCTTTTATTACAATTCTCTTTTGCCGCTCTGGTGCTTTACTTTCCATGGGGGCAAGCTGCATTGGCAGGGTTAAATAGCGGGGTATCCAGTTTGCTTGGTTTTGCTGATGAAGGGATAGCGTTTCTCTTTGGTGATCTTGCTTCTACTGGTTTTATTTTTGCTATTCGTGTTCTTCCTATTATTATTTTCTTTAGTGCTCTTATTTCCGCGTTATATTATTTAGGCATTATGCAAAAAGTCATCGCTATTCTTGGTGGTGCAATTCAAAAATTCCTCGGTACAAGTAAAGTAGAATCCCTCGTCGCTACTGGTAATATCTTCCTTTCTCAAGGTGAATCCCCTCTTCTTATTCGTCCATTCCTAGCTCAAATGACTCGTTCAGAACTTTTTGCTGTAATGGCGGGTGGTATGGCATCGGTTGCTGGTAGTGTTCTTGGTGGCTATGCAGGTTTAGGTGTAGAGCTAAAGTACCTAATCGCAGCAAGCTTTATGGCTGCACCGGGCAGTTTATTGATGGCAAAGATTCTAGTTCCTGAACAATCAACACCGGTTGACCAGCATGAACTAACCATTGATAAAAGCGAGCAAAGCAATGTGGTGGATGCATTAGCAAGTGGCGCAATGAACGGCATGAAAGTCGCGGTTGCGGTTGGTACTATGCTGATTGCATTTGTCAGTGTGATTGCAATGGTAAACAGCGGACTAGAAATGGTTGGTGACTGGTTTGGTTTTGCAGGCATCACTTTACAGACCGTATTTGGTTATGTATTTGCACCAATCGCTTGGGTTATAGGTGTACCAAAGCATGAAATGATCATGGCTGGTTCTTACATCGGTCAAAAAGTCGTTTTGAATGAGTTTGTTGCATTCATTGATTTTGTTCAGCATAAAGATCAACTATCTGCGTATACACAAGTAATTATCACATTTGCATTGTGTGGCTTTGCTAATATTGGTTCGATAGCAATTCAATTGGGCTCTATTGGTGTAATGGCTCCAGAACGTCGTGCAGAAGTTGCTAATATGGGTTTTAAAGCGGTACTGGCTGGTACGTTAGCGAACTTGATGAGTGCATGTTTAGCTGGATTGTTCTTTAGTTTATCAATGTAA
- a CDS encoding putative exported protein → MKFLSRLLLLTTAISPIPSLAALGEYPIILIHGFQAGQLQTQPMHDEVIADGKNYWQDFWLSKADERIDWPSQERVAGKISTDYVWPKLKALSKSNTCQNGCILVTHSTGDLVARYLLDNQENWLKNAGLTPLNIIATFDFAGAGGGSELGDLAINISEGNGYLNAPLKYAMTKWLGEVPSPQNTGVLNDLKVANARQLAPLPDNRIPRIRFVGKGSDYFGSTSGFLPGKDDGVVASHSSCGSSQSGEFTSCSASISFDGKIEPQSQAVTSFMPYHYPLLMGDDYSHSGLIGTSHQGKVTAVNQQKTLLDGTVIQVNTTDSTYWLNGSTYRYVDKSDNETMSELVSELL, encoded by the coding sequence ATGAAATTTCTTTCTCGTTTATTGCTGTTAACCACTGCTATATCGCCTATTCCTAGTCTGGCGGCATTAGGAGAATATCCCATTATTTTGATCCACGGTTTTCAAGCGGGTCAATTACAAACTCAGCCAATGCACGATGAAGTAATTGCTGATGGTAAAAACTATTGGCAAGATTTTTGGCTATCAAAAGCTGACGAACGAATTGATTGGCCATCACAAGAAAGAGTTGCAGGAAAAATTTCAACCGATTACGTTTGGCCAAAACTCAAAGCTCTATCTAAAAGTAATACTTGTCAAAATGGGTGTATTTTAGTTACTCACTCAACGGGGGATTTAGTCGCTCGTTACCTATTAGACAATCAGGAAAACTGGTTAAAAAATGCAGGGCTAACACCACTAAATATTATTGCGACATTTGATTTTGCAGGTGCTGGCGGTGGTTCTGAATTAGGTGATCTTGCGATTAACATTTCAGAAGGCAATGGGTATTTAAATGCACCTTTAAAATACGCAATGACAAAATGGCTTGGTGAGGTTCCTAGTCCTCAAAACACTGGTGTATTAAATGATTTAAAAGTAGCTAATGCTCGACAATTAGCACCTCTACCCGACAACCGTATTCCTCGTATTCGTTTTGTAGGTAAAGGCAGTGATTACTTCGGCTCTACCAGTGGTTTTCTTCCTGGTAAAGACGACGGTGTAGTAGCAAGCCACTCATCATGTGGTTCAAGTCAATCTGGTGAATTTACAAGTTGCTCTGCATCTATTTCTTTTGATGGAAAAATAGAGCCTCAATCACAAGCAGTAACCAGTTTTATGCCTTATCATTATCCTCTACTTATGGGGGATGATTATAGCCATAGTGGTTTAATAGGAACGAGTCATCAAGGGAAAGTGACAGCAGTAAACCAACAAAAAACATTGCTTGATGGTACTGTCATCCAAGTAAACACAACAGACTCAACTTATTGGTTAAATGGTAGTACTTACCGTTATGTTGATAAATCAGATAATGAAACCATGTCTGAATTGGTTAGTGAATTACTATAA